One Candidatus Angelobacter sp. genomic window carries:
- a CDS encoding RHS repeat-associated core domain-containing protein, with product MKTKSIFGWPQLLALCGLFGCHNAFAFYNPSTGRWLSRDPIEEHGGANSYCAALNDLANKLDPVGLKTITFVIANDETLRGAFDLTPKSWT from the coding sequence ATGAAAACGAAAAGCATTTTTGGCTGGCCGCAGCTTCTTGCATTGTGCGGGCTGTTCGGCTGTCACAACGCGTTCGCCTTTTACAATCCCTCGACTGGCCGGTGGCTGAGTAGAGATCCGATCGAGGAGCATGGAGGGGCCAATTCTTACTGCGCGGCCCTGAACGATCTTGCTAACAAGCTTGATCCTGTCGGATTGAAGACGATCACGTTCGTAATCGCAAATGATGAGACGTTGAGAGGTGCCTTTGACCTGACCCCCAAAAGCTGGACATGA